A portion of the Eubacterium maltosivorans genome contains these proteins:
- a CDS encoding flavodoxin family protein — MKVLSVVGSPRRDGSTAQVVEYLTNNLEGIEKELVYLSDYKLHPCLGCMLCVHTNRCVQEDGWDSIQTSLMEADVLILGFPTYYAFSLGFNAMTHVFLERWFALRHLGVKLNLKKIVCVVSSGTSPEVAQKGLTDFFVNYHRLPAPEFLNIQTPIACMTCGVGDVCEMSGLALMAQDSIIYTPDMKPDLSRQPEVFEKATQIAASISALKD; from the coding sequence ATGAAGGTTCTATCAGTTGTTGGTTCTCCTCGTAGGGACGGAAGCACCGCCCAGGTCGTCGAGTACCTCACAAATAATCTGGAGGGTATCGAGAAGGAGCTTGTTTATCTGAGCGACTATAAGCTGCACCCCTGTTTAGGCTGTATGCTCTGTGTCCATACCAACCGCTGTGTACAGGAGGACGGCTGGGACTCTATTCAGACCAGTCTCATGGAGGCTGATGTCCTGATTCTTGGGTTTCCCACCTACTACGCGTTTTCTCTGGGCTTTAACGCTATGACCCATGTTTTTCTGGAGCGCTGGTTTGCTCTGCGTCACCTGGGCGTCAAGCTTAATCTCAAAAAAATTGTCTGTGTGGTGTCCTCCGGCACCAGCCCTGAGGTCGCTCAGAAAGGTCTGACCGACTTTTTCGTGAACTACCATCGTCTGCCAGCTCCGGAATTTCTAAATATTCAAACGCCCATCGCCTGTATGACCTGCGGTGTGGGCGACGTCTGTGAAATGAGCGGTCTGGCGTTGATGGCCCAGGATAGCATTATCTACACGCCAGATATGAAGCCTGATTTATCCAGGCAGCCCGAGGTTTTTGAAAAGGCCACCCAGATCGCTGCGTCCATTTCTGCGTTAAAGGATTAA
- the rnr gene encoding ribonuclease R gives MKTKDLKKMVKSVIESSRYRPMRFKDLAYLLDLHNKKDKQMLNNLLTEMVRKGKIACDHQERYVNIKDEKRITGILQGHSRGFGFVTPDDESIDQDIFIAPSSLNGALDMDRVEVRLLTAAKDRRAEGEIVKVLERGRSKLVGRFELHKNFGFVIPDNDKLNKDIFIPERYMYGAHTNDKVVVSVTVWPDGGQNPEGRIVEVLGSADDPRIDVLSIFREFDVPMEFSEETLRDANMLSDTITPEMLKNRVDLRGETIFTIDGDDAKDFDDAVSLNMNEKGHYVLGVHIADVSHYITERGAIDQEAYERGTSIYAIDQVIPMLPFNLSNNVCSLKPDVDRLTMSCIMEIDGKGNILSYDIFKSVIHSAARMTYGQVNRLLDGVHDGGTAALEPFESILFQMEELMSILYNERRIQRGAVDFDFPEPKITLDKKGYPCEIVALERGISERIIEEFMLAANETVAAHIEKTGLPFIFRNHPEPDPEKLTAFRTFIGRFGFSLGEEDTPVTGKDFQKLQKDIEDSSEENVITRLMLRTMQQAVYEGNCKGHYALGANYYTHFTSPIRRYPDLAVHRTLSRVMDHALNPKEIKYLKGHIDEMAKHCSERERRADDIEREVDKIKMVEYMSRHIGETFSAQISGVTSFGFFVELPNTIEGLVRLQSLKDDYYYYDEEMHQQVGERFGKIYKLGQDVTVKLTHADINNRQIDFEIAQIPKQGRP, from the coding sequence ATGAAAACAAAAGACTTAAAAAAGATGGTGAAGTCCGTAATCGAAAGCTCCAGATACAGGCCGATGCGCTTTAAGGATCTGGCATACCTTTTGGATCTTCACAATAAAAAAGATAAACAGATGCTGAACAACCTGCTGACCGAGATGGTTCGGAAGGGCAAAATTGCCTGCGACCATCAGGAGCGCTATGTCAACATCAAAGACGAAAAAAGAATTACCGGAATCCTTCAGGGACACTCCAGAGGCTTTGGTTTTGTGACCCCGGACGATGAGAGCATAGATCAGGATATTTTTATTGCCCCCAGCTCCTTGAACGGTGCCCTGGACATGGACCGGGTGGAGGTGCGCCTCCTCACAGCTGCCAAAGACCGCCGGGCAGAGGGAGAAATTGTCAAAGTGCTCGAACGCGGGCGCAGCAAACTGGTGGGCCGTTTCGAGCTGCACAAAAATTTTGGTTTTGTCATCCCAGACAACGATAAGCTGAATAAAGATATCTTTATCCCCGAACGCTATATGTACGGTGCCCACACCAATGACAAGGTTGTTGTAAGCGTAACGGTCTGGCCTGACGGCGGCCAAAATCCTGAGGGCCGTATCGTGGAGGTTCTCGGAAGCGCTGACGACCCGAGGATTGACGTTCTGTCCATTTTCAGAGAATTTGATGTGCCCATGGAATTTTCCGAGGAGACTCTCCGGGATGCCAATATGCTGAGTGATACAATCACACCCGAAATGTTAAAAAACCGCGTTGACCTGAGAGGCGAGACGATCTTTACCATTGACGGTGACGACGCCAAGGATTTTGATGACGCCGTCTCTCTGAATATGAATGAAAAGGGCCATTATGTGCTGGGCGTTCACATCGCAGATGTCAGCCACTATATCACCGAACGGGGTGCCATTGACCAGGAGGCTTACGAACGGGGGACCAGCATTTATGCCATCGACCAAGTCATCCCAATGCTCCCCTTCAATCTTTCCAACAACGTATGCAGCCTCAAGCCAGACGTGGATCGTCTGACTATGAGCTGTATCATGGAAATTGATGGCAAAGGCAATATCTTAAGCTACGATATTTTCAAATCCGTGATTCACTCGGCTGCCCGCATGACCTATGGCCAGGTAAACCGGCTGTTGGACGGTGTCCATGATGGGGGCACAGCAGCCCTCGAGCCATTTGAGAGCATCCTCTTTCAAATGGAGGAGCTGATGTCCATTCTTTATAATGAACGCCGGATTCAGCGGGGCGCGGTCGACTTTGATTTTCCAGAGCCCAAAATCACGCTGGACAAAAAGGGTTATCCCTGTGAGATTGTTGCCTTGGAACGCGGAATCTCCGAACGAATTATCGAGGAATTTATGCTGGCCGCCAATGAAACAGTCGCCGCCCATATCGAAAAAACCGGCCTGCCTTTTATCTTCCGCAACCATCCGGAGCCCGATCCCGAAAAACTGACAGCCTTCCGCACCTTTATCGGACGCTTTGGCTTCAGCCTTGGCGAGGAGGACACCCCAGTGACGGGGAAAGATTTTCAGAAACTACAAAAGGATATTGAAGATTCCTCCGAGGAAAATGTCATTACCCGTCTGATGCTGCGGACCATGCAGCAGGCCGTCTACGAAGGCAATTGTAAGGGACACTATGCCTTGGGCGCCAACTATTATACCCACTTCACTTCGCCCATCCGCCGTTATCCTGATCTGGCTGTCCATCGAACCCTGTCCAGGGTTATGGACCACGCGCTCAACCCCAAGGAGATAAAATACCTGAAGGGCCATATTGATGAAATGGCTAAGCATTGCTCCGAACGGGAACGCCGGGCAGATGATATTGAGCGTGAGGTCGACAAGATTAAAATGGTCGAGTATATGTCAAGGCATATCGGCGAAACATTCTCTGCCCAGATCAGCGGTGTGACCTCTTTTGGCTTTTTTGTCGAGCTGCCCAACACCATCGAGGGCCTGGTTCGTCTCCAGAGCCTTAAGGACGATTACTACTATTACGATGAGGAAATGCACCAGCAGGTAGGCGAACGCTTTGGCAAAATCTACAAACTGGGGCAGGACGTCACCGTCAAGCTTACTCACGCCGACATCAACAACCGGCAGATTGATTTTGAAATTGCCCAGATTCCAAAGCAGGGACGGCCATAA
- the smpB gene encoding SsrA-binding protein SmpB: protein MADSVKVIAKNKKARHDYFIEETYECGIVLAGTEVKSLRQGKASLKESHADIKDGEVYVYQMNITPYEHGNIYNKDPLRPRKLLLHKQQIRKLIGLKQREGYTLVPLSLYFKNGRVKLELALAKGKKLYDKRHTIAERDANRRIQKNLRHSV from the coding sequence ATGGCCGATTCAGTCAAAGTCATTGCCAAGAACAAAAAAGCCCGGCACGATTACTTCATCGAAGAAACCTATGAATGTGGAATCGTCCTTGCCGGAACCGAGGTCAAATCCCTCCGCCAGGGCAAGGCCAGCCTGAAGGAAAGCCATGCCGACATCAAAGACGGCGAAGTTTATGTTTATCAGATGAACATTACCCCTTACGAGCACGGGAATATCTATAACAAAGACCCCCTGCGCCCGAGAAAGCTGCTCCTGCATAAACAGCAGATCCGCAAGCTTATTGGGCTTAAGCAGCGCGAGGGCTATACCTTGGTGCCTCTGTCCCTGTATTTTAAAAACGGACGGGTTAAGCTTGAGCTGGCACTGGCAAAGGGTAAAAAACTCTATGATAAACGGCACACCATCGCAGAGCGGGACGCTAACCGGCGTATCCAGAAAAACCTGCGGCACAGCGTTTAG